The window CGACATCCAGCTCCCCGGCACGACCTACCTGGCCGTCCTGCGGAGTCCTTACGCTCACGCCCGGATCCGCTCTCTCGATGCGAGCGCGGCCGAGGCACTGCCGGGCGTGCTCTCGGTCGTCACCGCCCCCGAGATCGTGGCGAACACGAATCCGATCCCCGAGGGATGGGACACCCGCGCCATCGGCGCGAAGGGAGTCACCTGGTATGCCCTCTGTCGGGACCGCGCCCGCTACGTCGGCGAGGCGGTCGCGGCGCTGGTGGCCGAGGACCGTCACACGGCCGCCCGGGCGCTCGGGCTCATTGCGGTCGACTGGGAGGAGCTGCCGGCGGTGACCGATCCGGAGATGGCCCTCGCGTCCGGTGCCCCGCTGGTCGAGCCCGACTGGGGCGACAACCTGCTGATCGCCCGCGACTTCCTGGCCGGCGACCCGGACCGGATCTTCACCGAGGCCGACCGGGTGGCCGTGGGCAGCGTGACGTCGCAACGGGTCACGGCCGTGCCGGTGGAACCGCGTGGGATCGTCGCCAGCTCTGACCGCTACGCCGAGCGACTGACCGTTTGGGAGTCCACCCAGAATCCGCACCCGCTGCGGACCTACCTGGCCGCGACCCTCGGCATCCCGGAGACGTCGATCCGGGTGATCCAGCCGCAGGTCGGGGGCGCCTTCGGCCTGAAGGCCCCGACGTCGCAGGAGGAGGTGCTGGTCGCCTACATGGCCCGCAAGCTGGGCCGCCCGGTCAAGTGGATCGAGTCGCGGGCCGAGAACTTCCTCGTCGGCGGCCACGCCCGGGACACCGGGATGCGCTACGAAGTTGCCTTTCGCGACGACGGGACCGTCACCGGTCTGCGGGTTGAGGTGGTGGCCGACGTCGGGGCGCCGACCGCCTTCCTCGGCTGGGGCATGGCGTTCGTCACCGCGTTCACCCTGCCGACCTGCTATCGGATTGCCAACGCCCGGATCCGACTCAGGGTCGTCGTGACCAACAAGTGTCCCTGGACCGCCTACCGTGGCTTCGGCAAGGACGCCGCCGCCTTGCTCATGGATCGCGTCATGGATCACGTCGCCCGGGAGGCGGGCCTCGACCGCGCCGAGGTCCGCCTGCGCAACTTCATCCCGCCGGAGGCCTTCCCCTATCCCCAGGTCTCCGGCGCCATCCTGGACAGCGGGGACTACCCGCGGGCGCTCTCGCGGGTGCTGGAGCGGATCGACTACGCCGGCTTTCCGCAGCTCCGGGAGCAGGCCCGCCGAGAAGGCCGCTGCATCGGCCTCGGGATCGGCATCGAGGTGACGCCGGAAGGA is drawn from Candidatus Methylomirabilota bacterium and contains these coding sequences:
- a CDS encoding xanthine dehydrogenase family protein molybdopterin-binding subunit, translated to MKRVGQAIPGRANRQLVAGRATYVDDIQLPGTTYLAVLRSPYAHARIRSLDASAAEALPGVLSVVTAPEIVANTNPIPEGWDTRAIGAKGVTWYALCRDRARYVGEAVAALVAEDRHTAARALGLIAVDWEELPAVTDPEMALASGAPLVEPDWGDNLLIARDFLAGDPDRIFTEADRVAVGSVTSQRVTAVPVEPRGIVASSDRYAERLTVWESTQNPHPLRTYLAATLGIPETSIRVIQPQVGGAFGLKAPTSQEEVLVAYMARKLGRPVKWIESRAENFLVGGHARDTGMRYEVAFRDDGTVTGLRVEVVADVGAPTAFLGWGMAFVTAFTLPTCYRIANARIRLRVVVTNKCPWTAYRGFGKDAAALLMDRVMDHVAREAGLDRAEVRLRNFIPPEAFPYPQVSGAILDSGDYPRALSRVLERIDYAGFPQLREQARREGRCIGLGIGIEVTPEG